From a single Calothrix sp. NIES-2098 genomic region:
- the dnaJ_1 gene encoding chaperone DnaJ protein, translated as MAKVTDFKDYYTILGVDKKATPDEIKRAYRKLARKYHPDLNPGDRKAEERFKEINEANEVLSDPEKRQKYDQFGQYWNQVNQSQAGTPPPKSAGVGVQGFDFDQYSDFDSFINDLLGRYSTPGSNGRKTYSYRTATGQPSGFTSQPPTDAEAAIALTFAEAFHGTQKRLQVNNETINVRIPPGATPGSRVRIQGKGHSSPFSQERGDLYLTIEVLPHAFFKFEGDNITCEVPIRPDEAVLGAEIDVPTPDGSINVKVPPGVRSGQSLRIKGKGWKLPKGKQSDLIIKLQIVPPKDISSIEREAYETIQAHSNFNPRAQLQEVKL; from the coding sequence ATGGCAAAGGTGACAGACTTTAAAGATTACTACACCATTCTGGGAGTAGATAAAAAAGCTACACCAGACGAAATTAAACGAGCATACCGCAAACTTGCCCGTAAATATCATCCTGACTTGAATCCGGGAGATCGAAAAGCCGAGGAACGTTTTAAAGAAATTAATGAAGCGAATGAAGTGCTATCTGACCCAGAGAAGCGGCAGAAGTACGACCAATTTGGGCAGTACTGGAATCAGGTAAATCAGTCTCAGGCTGGAACACCTCCACCAAAAAGTGCAGGTGTAGGCGTTCAAGGTTTTGATTTTGACCAATACAGCGATTTTGACTCATTCATCAACGATCTGCTAGGGCGCTATAGTACTCCAGGTAGCAACGGACGTAAAACCTATAGCTATCGTACTGCTACAGGGCAACCTAGTGGATTTACTAGTCAACCTCCTACAGATGCGGAAGCTGCGATCGCTCTTACCTTTGCAGAGGCGTTTCATGGTACGCAAAAGCGTCTGCAAGTAAATAATGAAACAATTAACGTGCGGATTCCACCAGGAGCTACACCAGGAAGCCGAGTAAGGATTCAAGGGAAAGGTCATTCTAGTCCTTTTTCCCAAGAACGGGGAGACTTGTATCTGACAATTGAGGTTTTGCCTCATGCTTTTTTTAAATTTGAGGGCGATAACATTACCTGTGAAGTTCCCATTCGCCCAGATGAAGCAGTTTTAGGTGCAGAAATCGATGTACCAACTCCCGATGGTAGTATTAATGTGAAGGTGCCGCCTGGAGTGCGTTCTGGTCAATCCCTCAGAATAAAAGGTAAAGGCTGGAAGTTACCTAAAGGTAAACAAAGTGACCTAATAATTAAACTCCAGATTGTGCCGCCAAAAGATATCAGTTCTATTGAACGAGAAGCTTACGAAACAATTCAGGCACACAGCAACTTTAATCCCCGCGCTCAGTTGCAGGAGGTAAAATTATGA
- a CDS encoding dienelactone hydrolase — translation MHSTQQEITHTNSYNYLLFLPQNYESQQSHPMILFLHGAGERGDNLNWVKRHGIARIVEEQSDFPFIVVSPQCPQREYWDEFRLNLLLDEVIHNYRVDLQRIYLTGLSMGGYGTWRLAISQPQRFAAIAPVCGGGDPKQADRIKNLPIWAFHGARDRVVAISESEEMVRALEAIGGNIKFTVYPEAEHDSWTQTYSNPTLYDWFLQHRNTN, via the coding sequence ATGCACTCTACTCAACAAGAGATTACACACACCAATAGTTACAATTACCTGCTATTTCTACCTCAAAATTATGAATCGCAGCAAAGTCATCCGATGATTTTGTTTCTACATGGTGCTGGCGAGAGAGGTGATAATTTGAACTGGGTAAAACGACATGGTATAGCAAGGATTGTAGAAGAACAATCGGATTTTCCGTTTATTGTCGTGTCCCCTCAATGTCCACAGCGAGAATATTGGGATGAATTTCGCTTGAATCTCTTACTTGATGAAGTTATCCACAACTATCGAGTGGATTTGCAGCGCATTTACCTAACTGGTTTAAGTATGGGAGGTTACGGTACTTGGCGTTTGGCAATTAGCCAGCCTCAGCGATTTGCGGCGATCGCTCCGGTTTGTGGTGGTGGAGATCCCAAACAAGCTGATAGAATAAAGAACTTGCCTATTTGGGCTTTTCATGGAGCGCGCGATCGCGTGGTTGCAATTAGTGAGTCTGAAGAAATGGTGAGGGCGCTAGAGGCAATTGGTGGCAATATTAAATTCACCGTTTACCCAGAAGCAGAACACGATTCTTGGACGCAGACTTACAGCAATCCCACACTATACGACTGGTTTTTGCAGCACCGAAACACTAATTGA
- a CDS encoding aldehyde dehydrogenase, whose translation MTKSIDVRNPRTGKFDYVIIPPPPKLLAQLCNRLRRAQVRWQQLSVEARIAALQEWKQAILAGRDRLTEALVNDTGRLSISEMEIDSFISGIDRWCKLAPELLQESAKNTAIPFIALQQTAVPYSLVGVISPWNFPLLLSTIDAIPALLAGCAVIVKPSEIAPRFVAPLMTALNAVPKLRDVFTFIEGAGETGAALIEYVDLVCFTGSVATGRKVGELAAKKFIPVFLELGGKDPAIVLESANLDLATSAILWGAVVNSGQSCLSIERIYVAESIFEKFVAQLVTKAQKLKLAHPTLETGELGPIIAEKQAAIISDHLLDALDKGAVMHCGGKVEELGGGWWCRPTVLTQVNHSMKVMTEETFGPIMPIMSFSKVEEAIQLANDSIYGLSAAVFAGSEELALEVGQQIEAGAISINDAALTAVMHEGEKNSFKFSGLGGSRMGAAALKRFMRKKAFLIKTNSANDPWWFDN comes from the coding sequence ATGACAAAATCAATAGATGTTCGTAATCCTCGGACGGGAAAATTTGACTATGTGATTATACCGCCGCCGCCAAAGCTACTGGCGCAGCTATGTAATCGGTTGCGGAGGGCACAAGTGCGTTGGCAGCAGTTGAGTGTAGAAGCCAGAATTGCAGCATTACAGGAATGGAAGCAGGCAATATTAGCAGGACGCGATCGCTTAACTGAGGCTTTGGTTAATGATACGGGAAGACTATCCATCTCGGAAATGGAAATTGACTCCTTTATCTCTGGTATTGACCGCTGGTGTAAGTTAGCACCAGAATTGCTGCAAGAATCAGCAAAAAATACAGCAATTCCCTTTATCGCCCTGCAACAAACCGCCGTTCCTTACTCCTTAGTTGGGGTAATTAGTCCGTGGAATTTTCCCTTATTGCTGTCTACGATTGATGCAATTCCCGCATTGCTTGCTGGTTGTGCAGTTATTGTGAAACCTAGTGAAATTGCTCCCCGCTTTGTCGCACCACTAATGACAGCACTTAATGCTGTACCTAAATTACGCGATGTATTTACTTTTATTGAAGGAGCAGGCGAAACCGGAGCTGCTCTGATTGAATATGTAGATTTAGTCTGCTTTACAGGTAGCGTAGCCACAGGGCGAAAAGTTGGTGAACTAGCAGCGAAAAAGTTTATTCCCGTATTTTTAGAATTAGGAGGCAAAGATCCGGCGATCGTTTTAGAATCAGCTAATTTAGACTTAGCAACCTCAGCAATTTTATGGGGTGCAGTTGTCAACAGCGGGCAATCATGTCTTTCAATTGAGCGAATTTACGTTGCGGAATCTATATTTGAGAAATTTGTTGCCCAGCTAGTAACTAAAGCCCAAAAACTCAAATTAGCTCACCCCACATTAGAAACTGGAGAACTCGGCCCCATTATTGCCGAAAAACAAGCAGCAATTATTAGCGACCATCTTCTAGATGCCTTAGATAAGGGAGCAGTAATGCACTGTGGCGGCAAAGTTGAAGAATTAGGAGGCGGTTGGTGGTGTCGTCCTACAGTTTTGACTCAGGTCAACCATTCTATGAAAGTGATGACCGAAGAAACCTTTGGCCCGATTATGCCAATCATGTCATTTTCTAAAGTTGAGGAAGCAATTCAACTAGCCAATGACTCGATTTATGGACTGAGTGCGGCTGTGTTTGCAGGCTCAGAAGAATTAGCATTAGAAGTCGGCCAGCAAATCGAAGCAGGAGCAATCAGTATTAATGATGCTGCTCTGACCGCTGTCATGCACGAAGGAGAAAAAAATTCCTTCAAATTCTCTGGTTTGGGTGGGTCGCGCATGGGTGCAGCAGCATTGAAAAGATTCATGAGAAAAAAAGCTTTTTTGATCAAAACTAATTCTGCAAATGACCCTTGGTGGTTTGATAATTAA
- a CDS encoding erythromycin esterase: MQEATISNLVDAVRRSAYQLTGATADYDPLMNLIGNARFVLIGEASHGTHEFYEQRIEITKRLIQEKGFTAVAVEADWPDAYRVNRYVRGVSEDPTPAEALSGFQRFPAWMWRNTDVLKFISWLREYNDALPENAIKVGFYGLDLYSMYASMAEVLNYLDRVDVDAAQHARYRYSCFEHFGEDSQHYGYAASFGLSETCEQEVVNQLRELQRLAAESQNHNPIAADELFYIEQNARLVKNAEAYYRSMFQERVSSWNIRDRHMAETLDRLTTHLDKQGQPAKVVVWEHNSHLGDARATAMGRGGEINLGQLVREKYGRDSVLIGFSTYTGTVIAASSWGGTAELKLVRPALTNSYEALFHETGMPQFWLQLRDNSTISGLEKRRLERAIGVIYQPETERISHYFYACLPEQFDAIIHIDDTKGVQPLDRNIQENIGDPPETFPFAV, encoded by the coding sequence ATGCAAGAAGCAACGATAAGCAACTTGGTTGATGCGGTGCGTAGATCTGCATATCAGCTGACAGGAGCAACCGCAGACTACGACCCATTGATGAATTTAATCGGGAATGCCCGCTTTGTCCTGATTGGCGAAGCTTCCCACGGTACTCATGAGTTCTACGAACAAAGGATTGAGATTACCAAACGGCTGATTCAAGAGAAAGGCTTTACAGCCGTTGCTGTAGAGGCAGACTGGCCTGATGCTTACCGTGTTAATCGTTATGTGCGTGGAGTTAGCGAAGATCCTACCCCTGCGGAGGCACTTTCTGGCTTTCAACGCTTTCCCGCCTGGATGTGGCGCAATACCGATGTATTAAAATTTATTAGCTGGTTAAGAGAATATAATGATGCTCTACCAGAAAACGCTATTAAAGTAGGCTTCTATGGGCTAGACCTTTATAGTATGTATGCCTCAATGGCAGAAGTTCTTAACTATCTCGATCGAGTTGATGTAGACGCCGCCCAACACGCTCGTTATCGTTACTCATGCTTTGAGCATTTTGGTGAAGATAGCCAGCATTATGGTTATGCTGCTAGTTTTGGGTTGAGCGAAACCTGTGAACAAGAGGTAGTCAATCAACTGCGGGAATTACAACGCCTTGCTGCTGAATCTCAAAATCATAATCCTATCGCAGCAGACGAGTTGTTCTACATCGAGCAAAACGCCCGATTGGTGAAGAATGCTGAGGCTTACTATCGCTCTATGTTTCAGGAACGGGTGTCGTCTTGGAATATTCGCGATCGCCACATGGCAGAAACTCTAGATCGGCTGACAACTCATCTAGATAAACAAGGACAACCAGCCAAAGTTGTAGTTTGGGAACACAACTCCCACTTAGGCGATGCTAGAGCAACGGCTATGGGTAGAGGTGGCGAGATCAATCTCGGTCAATTGGTGCGCGAAAAGTATGGTCGTGACTCAGTACTGATCGGCTTTAGCACATATACAGGTACAGTTATCGCTGCTTCTAGTTGGGGAGGGACAGCAGAATTGAAGCTAGTTCGCCCCGCTTTAACAAATAGCTACGAAGCTCTTTTCCATGAGACAGGAATGCCTCAGTTTTGGTTACAACTACGAGATAATTCAACAATTTCAGGATTGGAAAAACGGCGATTAGAAAGAGCGATCGGCGTGATTTACCAACCAGAAACCGAACGCATCAGTCACTACTTTTATGCCTGTCTCCCCGAACAATTTGATGCCATCATCCACATAGACGACACTAAGGGAGTACAACCTTTAGATCGTAATATCCAAGAGAATATAGGCGATCCTCCAGAAACCTTTCCTTTTGCTGTTTGA